In a single window of the Gossypium hirsutum isolate 1008001.06 chromosome D02, Gossypium_hirsutum_v2.1, whole genome shotgun sequence genome:
- the LOC107908111 gene encoding uncharacterized protein: MEVEPFRNKTEKPSMDHPHTTTSDAARVLRKRRKRRNICFGAIALLVFIIILIIILAFTVFKAKRPVTTVDSVSLSDLNFSVDLARFRVLLNATLDVDLSIKNPNKVGFKYRDSNAQLNYRGQQIGEAPIPAGKISADQTVPMNLTLTVMADRLIYNSRFFSDVTTGGVLPLYAVTRISGKVNVMNLFKIQVESSTTCDFTVFLSNSSVGDQNCKYKTKF, translated from the coding sequence ATGGAGGTAGAGCCGTTTAGGAACAAGACTGAGAAACCATCAATGGATCACCCGCACACTACTACTTCAGACGCCGCCAGAGTCCTCAGGAAGAGGCGGAAACGCAGAAACATCTGTTTCGGAGCCATTGCCTTGTTGGTTTTCATCATCATCTTGATCATCATCTTAGCCTTCACCGTCTTCAAAGCCAAGCGCCCCGTCACCACCGTCGACTCCGTTTCCTTATCCGACCTAAATTTCTCCGTCGATTTGGCCAGGTTCAGAGTTCTGCTCAACGCCACCCTCGACGTCGATCTCTCCATCAAGAACCCTAACAAGGTGGGATTCAAGTACAGAGACTCCAACGCCCAATTGAATTACAGAGGGCAGCAAATCGGGGAGGCTCCCATCCCGGCAGGTAAGATCTCCGCAGATCAAACGGTCCCCATGAACTTAACTCTAACAGTAATGGCGGATCGTTTGATCTACAATTCGAGATTCTTTTCGGATGTCACAACGGGCGGCGTATTGCCGCTTTACGCCGTGACTAGGATTTCAGGCAAGGTTAATGTCATGAACCTGTTCAAGATTCAGGTAGAATCATCAACTACATGCGATTTTACTgtctttttatcaaattcaaGCGTGGGGGACCAAAATTGCAAGTACAAGACAAAATTTTAA